The DNA region TGATTGTATATATGAAACGGAATTACTGGCCGCTGCCATGATACAACCAAACATGGCCATGTGAGGGCTTCATCTCCCAGGTCAGTATCATGAATGTCAATACAGTATATGTGAGTCTCCTAGATTACCActcatgctttttttttttttagagaaacATAAATTCCATTAATCAAGATGAAACCAAATCAGAGGAAAGCACCGTCTCTAAACCGACAGAGTACTCCTCAATCCCAACAAAACAGTAACTAGACAAAGCTAATTTGGCTAAAAAGTCTGCAGCCATATTACTAGCTCGCAACACATGAGCTATAGAAAAGCGATAGAAAGACTGAGAAATAAAAACTGAATCAGAAATCACTAAAGCTAAATAAGAAGCTTGCTGTCGATGGTTCCTCCAGGAATCTACCACAAGCTTGCTGTCAAGTTCCACCTCCACATTAAAGAAACCAAGCTCCAAAGAAAGTTGTAAATCCCACCTCAATGCCATAGCTTCTGCAAGTGCCACTGATGTCGCCATGGGCCACTTTGAAGCTGCAGTTGCTAAAACTTGTCCTAGAGAATTCCTGGCAATATAACCGTAGCCCATCACCGAACCAGCAGGGACCGCAACATCAACATTAATCTTGATCGTTCCCAGTTGTGGAGCACGCCAGCGATCCCTCCGTCCATCCCGCAGCTGATCTGTACGTGGAGCTTCATTATCCATAGCCAACTGACCCACGGTAGCCATAGAAGCAGCTCGACGAAGCACACAATCATAAGAATACCACTGCTGATCAAAGCACCATCGATGGTACTACTCATGCTTAATATCGTGCTGACCACAACTCAGTGCTAAATTAATTACCACATGCAAAGTGATACTAACTGTctaactttgaagaaaaaaatttgttcctatatatctgtctacttaaaattttaaaagagcATGATATTTTTTCAAGAAATGTCATTGCAGGAataataaatgaggaaagataaaatacattctcaAAAgtgaaataggaaaacaaataatatgttcttaaaaattaataaaattaattgctCTCCTTCTCCttaatatgtatattttttatctctttgGACAATTAAATAAGAACGGATGTATAGTATTTGTTTTTTAGGTCTTAATAATGGATTGCTGTCACGTAAAAAGAAGTGCTAATTGCGCACAAGTGGACTATACTATACTTTTTGCTTCCCTTTTTGTGCCATTTTATTTTACTGAAATAAAGGTTGAACTTTAATTCTTTATCTTCAATCAAGATATTCATTCATCCAAGCCTTCAAACAATAAAATAACAAGCTTTCTTCGGGGGAAATTCTTTTGATTGTGTTTTGTGTTTTGGTTAGAAAGTGATCTATTCTATTTTTCCATTTTATATTTTGTATTGTCAAATATTTCATAAGAAAATGGTCAGCAGTGGGAAATTTGTGACGATATATAGGAAATGGCCGTTCAGGCAGGGGTCTTGGCGGCTTAACGTTGATTCACATGGACACAGCTAGTTAAAGCCACAAAATTCTTgtctctctctttcttgttCACATGATGAAACCATTATCACTAGTTGCCTGGGCCATGCCCATGCCATGGACCATTGTTGCTCATAAATACTAATTAAATATCACTTTCAATCACTCATTCACTAGCTCATTAAATCGAAActtgacaacaacaacaacagcaaaaaCTCATTAACATCTCTTCATTAATTTCTATTTTTGCTCCTCCTATTATAAGAACTATTCAAAAATGGTTAAAATTGGCAAACTGATTGGATTACCATCAAATTCATAACCAAATCCATTACATAATTAAAAAAGTAAACTAATGGTATTCAGAAAAAAATCTGACGGTATGTATGAAGAAGTATTCATTAAGAGAAAATTATccacttaatttaattttagtataATTAGTCTCATAACTGTCAGACGTGGATATAGCTGTGAACCAAGGCGTAACTAAGTAATCCATAAGAAATGTAACTAACTTTGGTGGCTGGGTTGTTAGGTCACGGGCATCATGCAGTGACACCTGTGGCTGTAGTGTGAAAACAAAAGACACTTGTTCTTATTAATTGGTCCACTCCACAAAGTTTATTACATTggaaacaaaagagaaaaagaagagtgTAGTGGTGACCCCAACAGGAAAAGGACCAGCTTACCTGTCACTATTTCACCCTCACCATTCTCATAGGATACCAAACTCACTCTCTGAGCTCAAAGCCCTgctactttttctctctcttctctctttctttctctccatTCTTCATTGCCTCCAttgagagaggaagaagagagacaATTTGCTTAGCAAAACATGGAAACTACCTCAGTTTCCAAGTTTCTGTTGCCATTTCTCTGCTTTGCATTGTTCAGCAGCATCTTGGTGGTTCACTCAGCTGTCACCTACGACAGTAAAGCTCTCCTCATCAATGGCCAAAGGAGAATCCTTATCTCCGGTTCCATACACTACCCCAGAAGTACCCCTGatgtaagtttcttgctttTTCACAAAAATACAAACTTTTTACCTGCTAGCTTCATTCCCAGTTTTCTGATTTTTCTGTGAAATGGTGTCTTCTTAGATGTGGGAAGATCTGATTCAAAAGGCTAAAGATGGAGGTTTGGATGTGATTGAAACCTATGTCTTTTGGAATGTTCATGAGCCTTCACAGGGCAATGTACTTCAATTTTCTCTCAAACCCTTGATTTTGTTCAgctcaattttgttttttgttgttgttgttgttgtt from Lotus japonicus ecotype B-129 chromosome 2, LjGifu_v1.2 includes:
- the LOC130737213 gene encoding uncharacterized protein LOC130737213, whose translation is MATVGQLAMDNEAPRTDQLRDGRRDRWRAPQLGTIKINVDVAVPAGSVMGYGYIARNSLGQVLATAASKWPMATSVALAEAMALRWDLQLSLELGFFNVEVELDSKLVVDSWRNHRQQASYLALVISDSVFISQSFYRFSIAHVLRASNMAADFLAKLALSSYCFVGIEEYSVGLETVLSSDLVSS